The Polyangiaceae bacterium genome includes a region encoding these proteins:
- a CDS encoding protein kinase, producing MATVWVARESAADPAAQRLVAIKAILADLATDQEFSKMFVDEGRIIRMIRHPNVVDVYESAEHEGIGYIAMEWVEGDSLHAIIAEAGKRRPIPPEMAVRIIADAAAGLHAAHELKDDGGNPMNVVHRDVSPHNILIGVDGAVKLVDFGVAKAMGRLSEVTSAGQLKGKFGYMSPEQAMAKKVDRRSDVFALGIVLFELTTGRRLFRGEHDAETLHMVVSGKIPKPTAIDPSYPAALEEIVQKALQRDPAKRFQTAEEFQRALDAYLKAERIVVPRAGIANLLKKVLGERIEQRRKAIRSVLRQLDAPAGVGPQTSEVPYLPSPAEPVSVTGVSAITSGTASGISAIGPPSAPTPSGVSHPRPSVEPPAPYDASRPSALSQVGYPVDPSQTGSTVVVKRGGMLGLIIGVLGLAVALAAVLFLLYGPHRKTTVVNLQSTPTEAKPAETSEEVSAPPKKDDGIPAVPVDSLGAAPTSKPPPGGSRGPWPKPKETAAPPAGPTPPTTVAPPRKNPYE from the coding sequence ATGGCGACGGTCTGGGTCGCGCGGGAGAGCGCGGCGGATCCCGCCGCCCAGCGCCTGGTGGCAATCAAGGCCATCCTGGCGGATCTGGCGACGGACCAGGAGTTCTCGAAGATGTTCGTGGACGAGGGCCGGATCATTCGCATGATCCGCCACCCGAACGTCGTCGACGTCTACGAGTCCGCCGAGCACGAAGGCATCGGCTACATCGCCATGGAGTGGGTCGAAGGCGACTCGCTGCACGCGATCATCGCCGAAGCCGGCAAGCGCCGGCCCATTCCGCCGGAGATGGCGGTGCGCATCATCGCCGACGCCGCTGCTGGCCTGCACGCCGCGCACGAGCTCAAGGACGACGGTGGCAACCCGATGAACGTCGTGCACCGCGACGTGTCGCCGCACAACATCCTGATCGGTGTCGATGGCGCGGTGAAGCTGGTCGACTTCGGCGTGGCCAAGGCGATGGGGCGGCTGAGCGAGGTGACCAGCGCCGGTCAGCTCAAGGGCAAGTTCGGCTACATGTCCCCCGAGCAGGCGATGGCCAAGAAGGTCGATCGGCGCAGCGACGTGTTCGCGCTCGGAATCGTGCTGTTCGAGCTCACCACCGGCCGTCGGCTGTTCCGCGGCGAGCACGACGCCGAGACGCTGCACATGGTGGTCTCCGGCAAGATCCCCAAGCCCACCGCCATCGACCCGAGCTACCCGGCCGCGCTCGAGGAAATCGTGCAGAAGGCGCTGCAGCGCGATCCGGCCAAGCGTTTCCAGACCGCCGAGGAGTTCCAGCGCGCCCTCGACGCCTACCTGAAGGCGGAGCGCATCGTCGTTCCGCGCGCCGGCATCGCCAACCTGCTCAAGAAGGTGCTCGGCGAGCGCATCGAACAGCGCCGCAAGGCCATCCGCTCCGTCCTGCGGCAGCTCGACGCGCCGGCGGGGGTGGGGCCCCAGACCAGCGAAGTCCCGTACCTGCCTTCGCCGGCCGAGCCCGTCAGCGTGACCGGCGTGAGCGCCATCACCAGCGGCACCGCGAGCGGCATCAGCGCCATCGGACCCCCGAGCGCGCCGACGCCCAGCGGCGTGAGCCATCCGCGGCCCAGCGTCGAGCCCCCTGCTCCGTACGACGCCTCGCGGCCGAGCGCGCTCTCGCAGGTCGGCTACCCGGTGGACCCGAGTCAGACCGGCTCGACAGTGGTGGTGAAGCGCGGGGGAATGCTCGGCCTGATCATCGGAGTGCTGGGGCTCGCCGTGGCGCTGGCCGCGGTGTTGTTCCTGCTCTACGGACCGCACCGCAAGACCACCGTCGTCAACCTGCAATCCACGCCGACGGAGGCGAAGCCGGCGGAGACCTCGGAGGAGGTCAGCGCGCCGCCGAAGAAGGACGACGGCATCCCGGCGGTACCCGTGGATTCGCTGGGCGCCGCGCCGACGTCGAAGCCGCCGCCGGGCGGGTCCCGCGGGCCCTGGCCGAAGCCCAAGGAGACGGCCGCGCCGCCAGCCGGGCCCACGCCGCCGACCACGGTGGCTCCACCGCGCAAGAATCCGTACGAGTGA
- a CDS encoding 2-oxoacid:acceptor oxidoreductase subunit alpha, producing MVQEAHPVSEGSTEHKAKTLRGAVVRFAGDSGDGMQVTGSQFTVAAALAGNDLATFPDYPAEIRAPAGTTYGVSGFQINFAAQDVFTPGDAPDVLVAMNPAALKTNIKDLKRGGLLIVNSGAFTPQNLKKAGYDVNPLETGVLDGYSVLAIDISKNTLSAVKETGISTKEANRCKNFWTLGLMFWIYGRELESTTKWIESKFKKEPAIAQANILALKGGWAYGDTAEVSHFRYEVPAAPVAKGLYRNIGGNQATALGIVAAAQLSGVPVVFGAYPITPASDILHDLARYKAYGIATVQAEDEIAAVCVSIGASYAGSIGITASSGPGIALKTEALGLAISTELPLVIINVQRGGPSTGLPTKTEQADLLQAVYGRNGEAPVAVVAAATPGDCFHMTLEAIRLAVKYMTPVMLLTDGYLANGAEPWRVPNVADLPKIDANFRKDPQGFHPFLRNPETLARPWAIPGTPGLMHRIGGIEKDFNSGHISYDPDNHEKMSKTRAAKIAGIANDIPEQKIEVGNDSGKLLVLGWGSTYGAIREAVQRSRDRGLDVSHAHVKYLNPFPRNLGELLKRFERVLIPEMNLGQLVKIVRSEFLVPAESFPKIKGQPFKIDEIEDKIRQVMES from the coding sequence ATGGTACAAGAGGCACACCCCGTGTCGGAGGGCTCCACTGAGCACAAGGCGAAGACCCTGCGAGGCGCAGTGGTTCGTTTCGCCGGCGACTCCGGCGACGGCATGCAGGTCACGGGCTCTCAGTTCACGGTGGCTGCAGCGTTGGCCGGTAACGACCTCGCCACGTTCCCCGACTACCCCGCTGAGATCCGCGCGCCCGCCGGCACCACCTACGGCGTGTCGGGCTTCCAGATCAACTTCGCAGCGCAAGACGTGTTCACCCCGGGGGACGCGCCGGACGTGCTGGTGGCGATGAACCCGGCGGCGCTGAAGACCAACATCAAGGATCTGAAGCGCGGCGGCTTGCTCATCGTCAACAGCGGCGCCTTCACGCCTCAGAACTTGAAGAAGGCGGGCTACGACGTGAACCCGCTCGAGACGGGTGTACTGGACGGGTACAGCGTGCTCGCCATCGACATCTCGAAGAACACGCTGAGCGCGGTGAAAGAGACCGGCATCAGCACCAAGGAAGCGAACCGCTGCAAGAACTTCTGGACCCTCGGCCTGATGTTCTGGATCTACGGCCGCGAGCTCGAGTCCACCACGAAGTGGATCGAGAGCAAGTTCAAGAAGGAGCCCGCCATCGCCCAGGCGAACATCCTGGCGCTCAAGGGCGGCTGGGCCTACGGCGACACGGCCGAGGTCTCCCACTTCCGCTACGAGGTCCCCGCGGCGCCGGTCGCCAAGGGTCTGTACCGAAACATCGGCGGCAACCAGGCGACGGCGCTGGGCATCGTGGCGGCAGCGCAGCTGAGCGGGGTCCCGGTGGTGTTCGGTGCGTATCCCATCACGCCGGCCAGCGACATCCTCCACGACCTGGCGCGCTACAAGGCCTACGGCATCGCCACCGTGCAGGCGGAGGACGAGATTGCCGCCGTGTGCGTCTCCATCGGCGCCTCTTACGCCGGCAGCATCGGTATCACGGCGTCCAGCGGCCCAGGCATCGCGCTCAAGACGGAGGCGCTGGGCCTCGCCATCAGCACCGAGCTGCCGCTGGTGATCATCAACGTGCAGCGCGGCGGTCCGAGCACCGGGCTCCCCACCAAGACCGAGCAGGCGGACTTGCTCCAGGCCGTCTACGGCCGCAACGGCGAAGCGCCCGTGGCAGTGGTCGCGGCCGCCACTCCGGGCGACTGCTTCCACATGACGCTCGAAGCGATTCGCCTCGCGGTCAAGTACATGACCCCCGTGATGCTGCTGACGGACGGCTACTTGGCGAACGGCGCGGAGCCTTGGCGCGTGCCAAACGTCGCCGACCTGCCCAAGATCGACGCCAACTTCCGCAAGGACCCGCAGGGCTTCCACCCCTTCCTGCGCAACCCCGAGACGCTGGCCCGTCCGTGGGCCATCCCCGGGACGCCAGGCCTCATGCACCGCATCGGCGGCATCGAGAAAGACTTCAACTCTGGGCACATCTCCTACGACCCGGACAACCACGAGAAGATGAGCAAGACGCGCGCGGCCAAGATCGCGGGCATCGCCAACGACATCCCCGAGCAGAAGATCGAGGTCGGCAACGACAGCGGCAAGCTCCTGGTGTTGGGCTGGGGCTCCACCTACGGCGCCATCCGCGAGGCGGTGCAGCGCAGCCGCGACCGCGGCCTCGACGTCTCCCACGCCCACGTGAAGTACCTGAACCCGTTCCCGCGGAACCTCGGTGAGCTGCTGAAGCGCTTCGAGCGCGTGCTGATCCCCGAGATGAACCTGGGCCAGCTGGTGAAGATCGTTCGCAGCGAATTTCTGGTCCCGGCCGAGAGCTTCCCCAAGATCAAGGGGCAACCGTTCAAGATCGACGAGATCGAAGACAAGATCCGTCAGGTGATGGAGAGCTGA
- a CDS encoding 2-oxoacid:ferredoxin oxidoreductase subunit beta — MSNIVQAPKLTKKDFESDQDVRWCPGCGDYSILANVQKMMPDLGVAPENVVWVSGIGCSSRFPYYMNTYGFHTIHGRAPAVAMGIKMANPELSVWLVTGDGDGLSIGGNHLMHALRRNLDIKVLLFNNRIYGLTKGQYSPTSELGKTTKSTPAGVPDYPVDPASFAIGCSATFVARTVDTDGKHMNEMLLRAAKHTGTAFMEIYQNCVVFNDAAFDAFTAKDKKDEHQLRAEHGKPLLFGAQKNKGLRIDPRTLGLEVATIGENGVTEKDILIHDETNSTLAYMLARMPFPEFPVAVGVLYAKQRPSYARMVHEQIAAAKAKTPVDLQQLLASGNTWTV, encoded by the coding sequence ATGTCGAACATCGTCCAAGCCCCCAAGCTCACCAAGAAGGACTTCGAGTCCGACCAAGACGTCCGCTGGTGCCCCGGCTGCGGCGACTACTCCATCCTGGCCAACGTCCAAAAGATGATGCCGGACCTCGGCGTCGCGCCGGAGAACGTGGTCTGGGTGAGCGGCATCGGCTGCTCCAGCCGGTTTCCCTATTACATGAACACCTACGGGTTCCACACCATCCACGGCCGCGCACCGGCCGTCGCAATGGGCATCAAGATGGCAAACCCGGAGCTCAGCGTGTGGTTGGTCACCGGCGACGGCGACGGCCTGTCGATCGGCGGCAATCACCTGATGCACGCCCTCAGGCGCAACCTGGACATCAAGGTCCTGTTGTTCAACAACCGCATCTACGGCCTGACCAAGGGGCAGTACTCCCCGACCAGCGAGCTCGGGAAGACCACCAAGAGCACGCCCGCCGGCGTCCCGGACTACCCGGTGGACCCGGCGTCGTTCGCCATCGGTTGCTCCGCGACGTTCGTCGCCCGCACGGTGGACACAGACGGCAAGCACATGAACGAGATGCTGCTCCGCGCGGCCAAGCACACGGGCACCGCTTTCATGGAGATCTACCAGAACTGCGTCGTGTTCAACGACGCGGCCTTCGACGCCTTCACCGCCAAGGACAAGAAAGACGAGCACCAGCTGCGGGCCGAGCACGGCAAGCCGCTCTTGTTCGGCGCCCAGAAGAACAAGGGGCTGCGCATCGACCCGCGCACGCTGGGACTGGAGGTGGCGACCATCGGCGAGAACGGCGTCACGGAGAAGGACATCCTGATCCACGACGAGACGAACTCGACCTTGGCCTACATGCTGGCGCGCATGCCCTTCCCGGAGTTCCCCGTGGCGGTGGGCGTGCTCTACGCCAAGCAGCGTCCGAGCTACGCGCGGATGGTGCACGAGCAGATCGCCGCGGCCAAGGCCAAGACCCCGGTGGACCTCCAGCAGCTGCTCGCGTCCGGCAACACCTGGACGGTCTGA
- a CDS encoding DUF2083 domain-containing protein, with protein MPLSPPEPTLNASIGRRLRELRLERGHTQAELARRLGISAAYLNLIEKGRRTVQLPVLWRALELLEVDPEPFISSLGEQPVEANLAQLIDEPLLRSLDLDRDALSNLSAEPRAATTIAALFNLYKNTRTQLDNLLQHLSEAEAGRKARASLSGRPTMEITDGTLRFDYSPLDEVADFVQASRNYYPVIEDAAQALRRQLGLERRIVSDQLVAALAALGVAVESTPERRDGSVVRRYDPERSSLEVSPELSEARKKFDLAHVIGLKLLDERGIFQTIVASHRARHAETKTLLKVHLANYFAGALLMPYDEFFRDAQATRYDVERLADLFEMSYEAAAHRLTNLGDPRRRGVPVHFMRVDVAGNISKRYSATGLTFPIGLGSCPKWVAHTAFLTPSQITKQFSVMPDGSAYFCFAKITSQPLRGSLVKGTVYSIGLGTHADDAQHLAYADDQPRWSPDRAARIGVPVGVTCRFCERTDCSQRAAPSYKFAFSPDPYVKKDNFFSPILERDGARGRR; from the coding sequence ATGCCGCTATCGCCCCCCGAGCCGACCCTGAACGCCAGCATCGGTCGCCGCCTCCGCGAGCTCCGGCTCGAGCGCGGGCACACCCAAGCCGAGCTGGCGCGGCGCCTCGGCATCAGCGCGGCCTACCTGAACCTGATCGAGAAGGGCCGGCGCACCGTGCAGCTGCCAGTGCTCTGGCGGGCGCTCGAGCTCCTGGAGGTCGATCCCGAGCCGTTCATCTCCAGTCTGGGCGAGCAGCCGGTCGAGGCCAACCTCGCCCAGCTGATCGACGAGCCGCTCTTGCGCTCGCTCGATCTCGATCGCGACGCGCTCAGCAATCTGAGCGCCGAACCCCGCGCCGCGACGACCATCGCAGCGCTCTTCAACCTGTACAAGAACACCCGAACGCAGCTCGACAACTTGCTGCAGCACCTGTCGGAGGCGGAGGCGGGACGCAAGGCTCGGGCATCGCTCAGCGGCCGGCCGACGATGGAGATCACCGACGGTACGCTGCGCTTCGACTACTCACCCCTCGATGAGGTGGCCGACTTCGTCCAAGCCAGCCGGAACTACTACCCGGTCATCGAGGATGCCGCGCAGGCGCTTCGCCGCCAGCTGGGCCTGGAACGCCGCATCGTGAGCGATCAGCTGGTGGCCGCGCTCGCCGCGCTGGGCGTCGCCGTCGAGAGCACGCCGGAGAGGCGCGATGGCAGCGTAGTGCGTCGCTACGATCCGGAGCGAAGCTCGCTGGAGGTCTCCCCCGAGCTGAGCGAAGCTCGGAAGAAGTTCGACCTGGCACACGTGATCGGCCTGAAGCTGCTCGACGAGCGCGGGATCTTCCAGACCATCGTGGCCTCACACCGGGCGCGCCACGCCGAGACCAAGACCTTGCTCAAGGTGCACCTGGCGAACTACTTCGCCGGCGCACTGCTGATGCCCTACGACGAGTTCTTCCGCGACGCGCAGGCGACGCGCTACGACGTGGAGCGCCTCGCCGATCTGTTCGAGATGAGCTACGAAGCCGCCGCCCATCGCCTGACGAACCTGGGGGACCCGCGCCGGCGCGGCGTGCCGGTGCACTTCATGCGGGTGGACGTGGCCGGCAACATCTCCAAGCGTTACTCCGCGACGGGGCTCACGTTCCCCATCGGCCTCGGCTCCTGTCCGAAGTGGGTGGCGCACACGGCGTTCCTGACGCCGAGTCAGATCACGAAGCAGTTCAGCGTGATGCCGGACGGCAGCGCGTACTTCTGCTTCGCCAAGATCACGAGCCAGCCGCTCCGGGGCTCGTTGGTCAAGGGTACGGTGTACTCGATCGGTCTCGGCACCCACGCCGACGACGCCCAGCACCTTGCCTACGCCGACGACCAGCCGCGCTGGAGCCCGGATCGCGCCGCGCGCATCGGCGTGCCGGTGGGCGTCACCTGCCGCTTCTGCGAGCGGACCGACTGCAGCCAGCGGGCGGCGCCCAGCTACAAGTTCGCGTTCAGCCCGGATCCGTACGTGAAGAAGGACAACTTCTTCTCGCCGATCCTGGAACGAGACGGAGCTCGGGGCCGGAGGTAG
- a CDS encoding 3-hydroxybutyryl-CoA dehydrogenase, with translation MTNQIRSVAIVGCGLMGTGIVEACAVAGLRTLGIKVTPGDTEPVRRRIVGSMNKAVERGKLAAEVRDRALELFSIGADLSAVADADLVIESAAESLPAKQDLLRRISALAKADAVVASNTSSLRLSTLAEALAAPSRFVGLHFFSPANVMKLVEIGAVASTTPAVAASVRAFCLDIGKVPVELGDHPGYVVNRLLVPYILHAIETLEQGVATPEGIDTAMKLGCGHPLGPLALADLIGLDVVFAMSRSLQEELRDPRYRCPPLLRRLVMAGSLGKKTGAGFYRYGGDSPVPNPAVFDFSRPSLPAVSNPAA, from the coding sequence ATGACGAACCAAATCCGCTCTGTGGCAATCGTGGGCTGTGGGTTGATGGGAACCGGCATCGTGGAGGCCTGTGCCGTCGCGGGCCTCCGCACGCTGGGCATCAAGGTGACACCCGGCGACACCGAGCCGGTGCGCCGCCGCATCGTCGGCTCGATGAACAAGGCGGTCGAGCGGGGCAAGCTCGCTGCCGAGGTCCGCGATCGCGCGCTCGAGCTGTTCAGCATCGGCGCGGACCTGTCGGCCGTCGCTGACGCCGACCTGGTGATCGAGTCGGCCGCCGAGAGCCTGCCGGCCAAGCAAGATCTGCTTCGCCGCATCAGCGCCCTGGCCAAGGCCGACGCGGTGGTCGCCTCGAACACGTCGTCCTTGCGCCTCTCCACCTTGGCCGAGGCCCTGGCGGCGCCCAGCCGCTTCGTGGGCTTGCACTTCTTCAGCCCGGCAAACGTGATGAAGCTGGTCGAGATCGGCGCCGTCGCCAGCACCACGCCCGCCGTCGCCGCGAGCGTGCGAGCCTTCTGCCTCGACATCGGGAAGGTGCCCGTCGAGCTCGGCGACCACCCCGGCTACGTCGTGAACCGGCTGCTGGTGCCTTACATCCTGCACGCCATCGAGACGCTGGAGCAGGGCGTCGCTACCCCCGAGGGCATCGACACCGCGATGAAGCTCGGCTGCGGTCACCCCCTCGGACCGCTGGCGCTGGCCGATCTGATCGGCCTGGATGTCGTCTTCGCCATGTCCAGGAGCCTGCAGGAAGAGCTGAGAGACCCGCGCTACCGCTGCCCGCCGCTGCTCCGGCGGCTGGTGATGGCCGGGAGCCTGGGCAAGAAGACGGGTGCCGGCTTCTACCGCTACGGCGGGGACTCCCCGGTGCCCAACCCGGCGGTGTTCGACTTCAGCCGGCCCAGCCTGCCCGCGGTGTCGAATCCGGCGGCCTGA
- the meaB gene encoding methylmalonyl Co-A mutase-associated GTPase MeaB gives MDTAALAARALERDPASVARAISLVEDRRPEAESQAIALLTELSVRGRAESCQRVGITGPPGVGKSTLGSALIRRWRGAGRSVGVLAVDPSSPRSGGALLGDRARIELDPDDDGVFVRSMASGGQLGGLARAAGAAVEVLSAVFDVVLIETVGVGQSETDIEHVADTVLLVVQPASGDVLQFIKAGILEIPDVLAVNKSDLGAVAERALAELTGALRLCTEPGGLAPPPVVLTSASGGHGVDQLVLALDGHFSALRQSGRLGELRLDKSTAWAARLFAQRHGELGVERVGGPALLRTALTRELRQRATLIEAVRNVAARLA, from the coding sequence GTGGACACCGCGGCGCTCGCCGCGCGGGCGCTCGAGCGCGACCCCGCGAGCGTCGCGCGCGCCATCTCGCTGGTCGAAGACCGGCGGCCCGAGGCCGAGAGCCAGGCCATCGCGCTGCTCACCGAGCTCTCCGTCCGCGGCCGCGCCGAGAGCTGCCAGCGCGTGGGTATCACTGGTCCCCCCGGGGTCGGCAAGAGCACGCTCGGATCGGCGCTGATTCGTCGCTGGCGCGGCGCCGGGCGCAGCGTCGGCGTGTTGGCGGTGGATCCCTCCAGCCCGAGGAGCGGCGGCGCGTTGCTCGGTGACCGCGCGCGGATCGAGCTCGATCCCGACGACGACGGGGTGTTCGTGCGCTCGATGGCCTCCGGCGGTCAGCTCGGGGGACTGGCGCGCGCCGCGGGCGCGGCGGTGGAGGTCTTGAGCGCCGTCTTCGACGTGGTGCTGATCGAGACAGTCGGCGTCGGACAGAGCGAGACGGACATCGAGCACGTCGCGGACACCGTGCTCCTGGTGGTGCAACCGGCGTCCGGCGACGTGCTGCAGTTCATCAAGGCGGGGATCCTCGAGATCCCCGACGTCCTCGCCGTGAACAAGTCGGACCTGGGCGCCGTCGCCGAGCGCGCGCTCGCCGAGCTCACGGGCGCGCTCCGCCTGTGCACGGAGCCGGGCGGGCTCGCGCCGCCGCCCGTAGTGCTGACGAGCGCGAGCGGCGGCCACGGTGTGGACCAGCTGGTCCTCGCGCTCGACGGCCATTTCAGCGCGCTCCGGCAGAGCGGCCGACTCGGCGAGCTGCGATTGGACAAGAGCACGGCCTGGGCGGCGCGCCTGTTCGCGCAGCGCCACGGCGAGCTCGGCGTGGAGCGCGTCGGCGGGCCAGCCCTGCTGAGGACGGCGCTCACGCGCGAGCTCCGGCAGCGGGCGACTCTCATCGAGGCCGTGAGGAACGTCGCTGCCAGGCTGGCTTGA
- a CDS encoding cobalamin B12-binding domain-containing protein, translating to MAEKDAPWIMRTYSGHSTPKASNALYRENLARGQTGLSVAFDLPTQTGYDADHPLARGEVGRTGVPIGNVGDLAELFEGIDLGCMNTSMTINATAAWLLALYVAVAEQQGADPRGLRGTTQNDIVKEYLSRGTYVFPPGPSLRLSVDTILYTVEHVPEWNPINISSYHLQEAGATPEQEIAYALSTAIAVLDEVRARGVDGARFAQVFGRLSFFVNAGIRFVEEVCKLRAFGALWERIGSERYAVTDPKLRRFRYGVQVNSLGLTEAQPENNLVRIALEMLGVTLSKNARARAVQLPAWNEALGLPRPWDQQLSLRTQQILAYETDLLEYGDLFDGSPVIAGKTRNIAEAAWAEVQSVLDRGGVIPAVESGYVKERLVASNAARLAAIESGAQVVVGVNRFTESAPSALTEGGGAEAILRVDPEAERQQVERLLAWRKGRDGDQVDRSLDALRAAARGSENLVPVSIAAARAKLTTGEWAGALREVFGEYRAPTGVGGARVPELGGAYQDLRQRVAELGKKIGRRPKLLVGKPGLDGHSNGAEQIALRARDAGFEVVYEGIRVAPKELARTAADEGVHVVGLSILSGAHLELAREVLTELRGRGVSVPVVVGGIIPAEDRPLLLAAGVAAVYTPKDFEIARVLGDLLDIVERAQA from the coding sequence ATGGCCGAAAAGGACGCCCCCTGGATCATGCGGACGTACTCCGGGCACTCGACGCCCAAGGCGTCGAACGCGCTCTACCGCGAGAACCTGGCGCGTGGGCAGACCGGCCTCAGCGTCGCCTTCGATCTGCCGACCCAGACGGGATACGACGCAGACCACCCGCTGGCGCGGGGCGAGGTCGGGCGCACGGGTGTGCCCATCGGCAACGTCGGCGATCTGGCCGAGCTCTTCGAGGGCATCGATCTCGGCTGCATGAACACCTCGATGACCATCAACGCGACCGCGGCCTGGCTGCTCGCCCTGTACGTCGCCGTCGCCGAGCAGCAGGGCGCCGACCCCCGGGGTCTGCGCGGCACCACGCAGAACGACATCGTCAAGGAGTACCTCTCGCGCGGCACCTACGTGTTTCCGCCGGGGCCGAGCCTGCGCCTCAGCGTCGATACCATCCTCTACACCGTCGAGCACGTGCCGGAGTGGAACCCGATCAACATCTCGAGCTACCACCTGCAGGAGGCGGGCGCGACGCCGGAGCAGGAGATCGCCTACGCGCTCTCTACCGCCATCGCCGTGCTGGACGAGGTGCGCGCCCGCGGCGTCGATGGTGCGCGCTTCGCGCAGGTGTTCGGCCGGCTGTCGTTCTTCGTGAACGCAGGCATCCGCTTCGTCGAGGAGGTGTGCAAGCTCCGGGCGTTCGGCGCCTTGTGGGAGCGCATCGGCAGCGAGCGCTACGCCGTGACCGACCCCAAGCTCCGGCGCTTTCGCTACGGTGTGCAGGTCAACTCGCTCGGGCTCACGGAGGCGCAGCCGGAGAACAACCTGGTGCGCATCGCGCTCGAAATGTTGGGCGTCACGCTGAGCAAGAACGCCCGGGCACGGGCCGTCCAGCTGCCGGCGTGGAACGAGGCGCTGGGGCTGCCCCGCCCCTGGGACCAGCAGCTCTCGCTGCGCACGCAGCAGATCCTCGCCTACGAGACCGACCTGCTCGAATACGGCGACCTGTTCGACGGCTCGCCGGTCATCGCGGGCAAGACGCGGAACATCGCCGAGGCGGCGTGGGCAGAGGTGCAGAGCGTGCTCGACCGCGGCGGCGTGATCCCGGCCGTCGAGAGCGGCTACGTCAAGGAGCGTCTGGTCGCCTCCAACGCGGCGCGGCTCGCGGCCATCGAGAGTGGCGCGCAGGTCGTGGTGGGAGTGAACCGCTTCACGGAGAGCGCGCCGAGCGCGCTCACGGAAGGCGGCGGCGCCGAGGCGATCTTGCGGGTCGATCCCGAGGCGGAGCGGCAACAAGTCGAGCGGCTCCTCGCCTGGCGGAAGGGTCGCGACGGCGATCAGGTGGACCGAAGCCTGGACGCGCTCCGGGCTGCGGCCCGCGGCAGCGAGAACCTGGTGCCGGTCTCGATCGCCGCGGCGCGCGCCAAGCTGACCACCGGCGAGTGGGCGGGTGCGCTGCGCGAGGTGTTCGGCGAGTACCGCGCTCCAACCGGCGTCGGGGGCGCCCGGGTGCCGGAGCTCGGCGGAGCCTACCAGGACCTCCGGCAGCGGGTCGCGGAGCTCGGGAAGAAGATCGGCCGGCGTCCGAAGCTCCTGGTCGGCAAGCCCGGCCTCGACGGGCACTCCAACGGCGCCGAGCAGATCGCGCTGCGTGCGCGCGACGCCGGCTTCGAGGTCGTGTACGAGGGCATCCGGGTCGCGCCCAAGGAGCTCGCCCGCACCGCCGCGGACGAAGGCGTGCACGTGGTCGGCTTGAGCATCCTGTCGGGGGCGCACCTCGAGCTCGCGCGGGAGGTGCTGACCGAGCTTCGTGGCCGTGGCGTCTCGGTCCCCGTGGTCGTCGGTGGCATCATCCCCGCCGAGGATCGCCCGTTGCTCCTCGCCGCCGGAGTGGCCGCCGTCTACACGCCAAAGGACTTCGAGATCGCGAGGGTGCTCGGCGATCTCCTCGACATCGTGGAGCGAGCGCAGGCGTGA
- a CDS encoding zf-TFIIB domain-containing protein produces MSHGPYRSGRPGPESRPTGGSFECPGCSARMEDSVRACASCGTPIATVRCGTCFQMNPPDNALCSGCGRELGLEPIGEPDVHACPDCKLPFQQFRGGPGTLHDCARCGGQFVEHALLHDLLEQREVYGRVAPRPPPRHNPLATPLRYVPCPLCAEIMLRRNFGRSSGVIVDVCSKHGIWFDRGELPRVLEFVEAGGLELMRRRELDEGRQDAKRERLRRVEASLEGLTVAGNSSPFERMRRNLEFGDAAVSLAGYLSDLLKDR; encoded by the coding sequence TTGAGCCACGGACCGTACCGCAGCGGGAGACCGGGTCCCGAGTCCCGCCCCACCGGGGGCTCGTTCGAGTGTCCGGGCTGCTCGGCGCGGATGGAAGACTCCGTGCGGGCGTGCGCGAGCTGCGGCACGCCCATCGCCACGGTGCGCTGCGGCACCTGCTTCCAGATGAACCCCCCTGACAACGCGCTGTGCAGCGGCTGCGGACGCGAGCTCGGGCTCGAGCCCATCGGCGAGCCGGACGTGCACGCGTGCCCGGACTGCAAGCTGCCGTTCCAGCAGTTTCGCGGCGGCCCCGGCACGCTCCACGACTGCGCCCGCTGCGGCGGTCAGTTCGTCGAGCACGCCCTGCTCCATGACTTGCTCGAGCAACGCGAGGTCTACGGGCGCGTGGCGCCGCGGCCTCCGCCTCGCCACAACCCCCTCGCGACGCCGCTCCGCTACGTCCCCTGCCCGCTCTGCGCGGAGATCATGCTGCGCAGGAACTTCGGCCGCTCGAGCGGGGTGATCGTGGACGTGTGCAGCAAGCACGGGATCTGGTTCGATCGCGGCGAGCTGCCCAGAGTGCTGGAGTTCGTCGAGGCCGGAGGCCTCGAGCTGATGCGGCGGCGCGAGCTCGACGAGGGGCGTCAGGACGCGAAGCGCGAGCGCCTGCGCCGGGTGGAGGCCTCGCTCGAGGGCCTCACCGTCGCCGGCAACTCGAGCCCCTTCGAGCGCATGCGCCGCAACCTGGAGTTCGGCGACGCGGCGGTGTCGTTGGCCGGTTACCTGTCGGATCTGCTCAAGGACCGCTGA